One window of the Arthrobacter sp. zg-Y919 genome contains the following:
- a CDS encoding SPFH domain-containing protein: MGTGTTVLIVVLAVLVVFVLVILVKAVKIVPQARAGVVERLGKYQRTLNPGLTILIPFVDRMLPLLDLREQVVSFPPQQVITEDSLVVSIDTVVYFQVTDARAATYEIANYIQGVEQLTITTLRNVVGGLNLEEALTSRDRINGQLRGVLDEATGRWGIRVSRVELKTIAPPLTIQDSMEKQMRAERERRATVLTAEGSKQSQILTAEGRRQAAILAAEGDAKAAILRADGEAQAIAKVFGAIHKGNPDQKLLAYQYLQTLPKLAEGTSNKVWIIPSELGEALKGVGSALGDFVPDAKPSSNGSTPAPATGAAVDPETSRPA; this comes from the coding sequence ATGGGTACCGGAACAACCGTCCTCATAGTAGTTCTAGCCGTCCTGGTGGTCTTTGTCCTGGTCATCCTGGTCAAGGCCGTAAAGATCGTCCCGCAGGCGCGGGCGGGGGTGGTGGAACGCCTCGGGAAGTACCAGCGCACCCTGAATCCCGGCCTGACCATCCTGATTCCGTTCGTGGACCGGATGCTGCCGCTTCTGGACCTGCGTGAACAGGTCGTGTCCTTCCCACCGCAGCAGGTCATCACCGAGGACTCACTGGTGGTCTCCATCGACACCGTTGTCTACTTCCAGGTGACGGACGCACGGGCAGCCACCTATGAGATCGCCAATTACATCCAGGGCGTCGAACAGTTGACCATCACCACGCTGCGGAACGTGGTGGGCGGACTGAACCTTGAAGAGGCGCTGACCTCACGTGACCGGATCAACGGACAGCTGCGCGGCGTCCTCGACGAGGCGACCGGGCGCTGGGGCATCCGGGTCTCCCGCGTGGAGCTGAAGACCATTGCGCCGCCGCTGACCATCCAGGATTCGATGGAAAAGCAGATGCGGGCGGAACGTGAGCGCCGGGCCACCGTGCTGACGGCAGAGGGCAGCAAGCAGTCACAGATCCTTACCGCTGAAGGGCGCCGGCAGGCCGCCATCCTGGCCGCCGAGGGCGACGCGAAAGCGGCGATCCTGCGGGCCGACGGTGAGGCCCAGGCCATCGCCAAGGTCTTTGGTGCGATCCATAAAGGCAACCCGGACCAGAAGCTCCTGGCCTACCAGTACCTGCAGACCCTGCCCAAGCTGGCGGAGGGCACCTCGAACAAGGTGTGGATCATCCCCAGTGAACTGGGCGAGGCGCTCAAGGGCGTCGGCAGCGCCCTGGGGGATTTTGTCCCCGACGCAAAGCCGTCCTCCAACGGCAGTACGCCGGCACCGGCCACCGGTGCGGCCGTGGATCCGGAGACCTCCCGTCCGGCGTAA
- a CDS encoding DUF3626 domain-containing protein translates to MHFHPDAPVKGRPLLEHLVLDGAYRSQFETGTGNGGLTAWAGGDRWRWEQRMFGGVYDGAGPGQRPKYGSLNYRRRDVGGSVRFGSSHFRLKRSEYPRVTFCYPDSSTEPEHFGTADAMPLVDMALEHAPRSGLDVLDDHVEAHIHGPLSISRHVEALVLDPSYRGTDVEAAAETLPCPVRWHQGFRLSVDELERHADYRGGAVVSAGRTIAQDGWLDPRVIGESVRARTHDRQTLKQVWHCVARFGYDWNS, encoded by the coding sequence GTGCATTTCCATCCCGACGCGCCAGTGAAGGGCAGGCCGCTGCTGGAGCATTTGGTGCTGGACGGGGCCTACCGCTCGCAGTTCGAGACCGGTACAGGTAACGGCGGCCTGACGGCGTGGGCGGGCGGTGACCGGTGGCGCTGGGAGCAGCGGATGTTCGGCGGGGTGTACGACGGCGCGGGGCCGGGGCAGCGTCCGAAGTACGGTTCGCTGAACTATAGGCGCAGAGACGTGGGCGGTTCGGTCCGCTTCGGGTCGTCCCACTTCCGACTGAAGCGCTCAGAGTACCCAAGGGTCACGTTTTGCTATCCGGACAGCAGCACCGAGCCGGAGCACTTCGGCACGGCAGACGCAATGCCCCTTGTGGACATGGCGCTGGAGCACGCGCCGCGCAGCGGCCTGGATGTCCTCGACGACCATGTGGAAGCCCATATCCACGGACCCTTGAGCATCAGTCGCCACGTTGAGGCCTTGGTCCTCGACCCGTCATACCGGGGCACGGACGTGGAAGCGGCAGCCGAGACCCTGCCCTGTCCGGTGCGGTGGCACCAGGGCTTCCGGCTCAGCGTGGATGAGCTGGAGCGGCACGCGGACTACCGGGGTGGGGCGGTCGTTTCCGCGGGACGGACCATCGCGCAGGACGGTTGGTTGGATCCCCGGGTCATCGGGGAATCCGTCCGGGCACGGACCCACGACCGGCAGACGCTCAAGCAGGTGTGGCACTGTGTGGCACGGTTCGGTTATGACTGGAACAGCTGA
- a CDS encoding RNA polymerase-binding protein RbpA, producing the protein MSDRSLRGMRLGAQSMETESGVEPAPRQRVEYRCEDGERVFVTFAAEADVPPVWISKTGKEALLVDGEKPDTSNDKPVRTHWDMLLERRSIEELETILQDRLTILRERRGERTSA; encoded by the coding sequence ATGAGCGATCGTAGCCTGCGGGGTATGCGCCTCGGCGCACAGAGCATGGAGACGGAATCCGGCGTTGAGCCGGCTCCCCGCCAGCGGGTGGAATACCGCTGTGAGGACGGCGAGCGTGTTTTCGTAACTTTCGCTGCCGAAGCGGATGTACCCCCGGTCTGGATTTCCAAGACCGGCAAGGAAGCCCTTCTGGTCGACGGCGAGAAGCCTGACACCAGCAACGACAAGCCGGTGCGTACGCACTGGGACATGCTGCTGGAACGACGCAGCATCGAGGAACTCGAGACGATCCTGCAGGACCGCCTCACGATCCTGCGCGAACGCCGCGGAGAGCGCACCAGCGCCTAG
- a CDS encoding polyprenol monophosphomannose synthase: protein MRVLTIIPTYNEIESLPITLKRLRNAVPDSDVLIADDNSPDGTGAYADEIAAADPQVHVLHRKGKEGLGAAYIAGFRWGLERGYDVLVEMDADGSHRPEELPRLLEASKAGADLVIGSRWVSGGSVVNWPLRRKLLSRAGSTYSRFMLGIPVRDITAGYRAFRRNTLEQLDLGAVESVGYGFQVDMTFRVARLGLKITEVPITFVERELGDSKMSGNIVVEAMANVTRWGLSARWRKLTGRD, encoded by the coding sequence GTGCGTGTCCTGACCATCATCCCCACTTACAACGAGATCGAGTCGCTCCCCATAACCCTGAAGCGGCTGCGGAACGCAGTTCCCGATTCGGATGTACTGATCGCGGACGATAACAGCCCGGACGGCACCGGAGCCTACGCCGACGAAATCGCCGCGGCGGACCCCCAGGTCCACGTGCTGCACCGCAAGGGTAAGGAAGGTCTTGGAGCCGCGTACATCGCCGGCTTCCGCTGGGGCCTGGAGCGCGGCTACGACGTCCTTGTGGAAATGGACGCTGACGGCTCCCACCGCCCGGAAGAACTGCCCCGCCTGCTGGAAGCGTCGAAGGCCGGTGCGGACCTGGTGATCGGTTCCCGCTGGGTCTCGGGTGGATCCGTGGTCAACTGGCCGCTCCGCCGCAAGCTGCTGTCCCGGGCCGGAAGTACGTATTCCCGTTTCATGCTGGGCATCCCGGTGCGCGACATCACGGCAGGGTACCGTGCCTTCCGCCGGAACACGCTGGAACAGCTGGATCTCGGCGCCGTCGAATCCGTGGGCTACGGCTTCCAGGTGGACATGACGTTCCGCGTGGCACGGCTCGGCCTGAAGATCACCGAAGTACCGATTACCTTTGTCGAACGCGAGCTTGGCGATTCCAAGATGAGCGGCAACATCGTCGTTGAGGCGATGGCCAACGTCACCCGCTGGGGACTGTCTGCACGGTGGCGGAAACTCACCGGACGGGACTGA
- a CDS encoding amidohydrolase: MNGSPLPSARTLTLYRNGSVYSAGDPFATAMLVDGDTIAWVGSEQAATSIQDSRMDVVDLRGALVAPGFVDSHVHTTELGMSLSTLDLSGCTSLADLLDKVAHHAAGTTGLILGSNWDESRWPERRAPTAAELDAASGNRAVYLSRSDVHCAAVSGSLAAELGLQDYDGWDDGFVVRAAHDAARTVARDAGLDQRGVFQLAALKHAASRGVVAVTEMAAPHIAPPEDLRRLLGLDGALSGDPLPQILPYWGQLVETEAEVAGLVEYFEGRLLGLAGDLNIDGSLGARTAALREPYADRSDSCGTMYLTPEQVGRHLELMTKAGLQGGFHVIGDAGMDTAVAGLRLAADAVGEAAVRAAHHRLEHAELTDDAAIAELLRFGVTVSLQPGFDAAWGHPGGLYEQRLGDRSRSMNRMASLLSAGVPVALGSDTPVLPLDPWSGVRAAVSHSNPKERVSARAAFIGHTRAGWRAAGESNFMRGQLAAGAPASFALWEVQELMVQTPDANVSAWSTDPRAGTPLLPALDNGDEPRCLQTVHNGRELYRAADLA, translated from the coding sequence TTGAACGGCAGTCCCCTTCCGAGCGCGCGCACGCTGACGCTCTACCGCAACGGCTCGGTTTACAGCGCCGGAGACCCTTTTGCCACCGCCATGCTGGTCGACGGCGACACGATCGCCTGGGTGGGTTCGGAACAGGCGGCCACGTCCATCCAGGACAGCAGGATGGACGTGGTGGATCTACGGGGCGCCCTCGTTGCCCCGGGTTTCGTGGACTCCCACGTCCACACCACCGAGCTGGGCATGTCCCTGTCTACCCTGGACCTGAGCGGGTGCACCTCCCTGGCCGATCTGCTGGACAAGGTGGCACACCATGCCGCCGGGACCACGGGCCTGATCCTGGGCTCCAACTGGGACGAATCACGCTGGCCGGAACGCCGCGCGCCCACCGCCGCCGAACTGGACGCAGCCTCCGGCAACCGGGCGGTGTACCTGTCCCGGTCGGATGTGCACTGCGCGGCCGTGTCGGGCAGTCTGGCGGCCGAACTGGGCCTGCAGGACTACGACGGCTGGGATGACGGTTTTGTCGTCCGTGCCGCCCATGACGCGGCCCGCACCGTGGCCCGCGACGCCGGCCTGGACCAGCGCGGCGTGTTCCAGCTGGCTGCCCTGAAGCATGCAGCGTCCCGCGGGGTCGTGGCCGTGACGGAAATGGCCGCACCGCATATTGCCCCGCCCGAGGATCTGCGCCGGCTGCTGGGCCTGGACGGAGCGTTGAGCGGGGACCCGCTGCCCCAGATCCTGCCCTACTGGGGCCAGCTGGTGGAGACCGAAGCCGAAGTTGCCGGGCTCGTGGAGTACTTCGAGGGCCGGCTGCTGGGCCTGGCCGGCGACCTGAACATCGACGGGTCCTTGGGCGCCCGGACGGCAGCACTGCGCGAACCGTACGCCGACCGGTCCGACAGCTGCGGCACCATGTACCTCACCCCGGAGCAGGTTGGCCGGCACCTGGAACTGATGACGAAGGCGGGGCTGCAGGGCGGTTTCCACGTGATCGGCGACGCGGGCATGGACACCGCGGTTGCCGGTCTGCGGCTGGCTGCCGATGCCGTGGGGGAGGCGGCCGTCCGGGCAGCCCACCACCGGCTGGAACATGCCGAGCTGACGGATGATGCCGCCATCGCTGAACTGCTGCGTTTCGGCGTCACGGTCAGCCTCCAGCCAGGCTTCGATGCCGCCTGGGGCCACCCCGGCGGGCTGTACGAACAGCGCCTCGGCGACCGGAGCCGGAGCATGAACCGGATGGCTTCGCTGCTGTCCGCCGGCGTACCCGTGGCTTTGGGCTCCGACACCCCTGTACTGCCGCTGGATCCCTGGTCCGGGGTGCGCGCCGCGGTCTCCCATTCCAATCCGAAAGAGCGCGTCTCGGCGCGTGCGGCCTTCATTGGACACACCCGCGCCGGCTGGCGTGCGGCGGGGGAGAGCAATTTCATGCGCGGCCAGCTGGCCGCCGGAGCACCGGCCTCCTTCGCCTTGTGGGAAGTACAGGAACTGATGGTCCAGACGCCCGACGCCAACGTTTCGGCGTGGAGCACGGACCCGCGGGCCGGCACGCCGCTGCTGCCGGCGCTGGACAACGGCGACGAACCGCGGTGCCTGCAGACCGTCCACAACGGCCGCGAGCTTTACCGTGCCGCGGATCTGGCCTGA